One Tolypothrix bouteillei VB521301 DNA window includes the following coding sequences:
- a CDS encoding SDR family NAD(P)-dependent oxidoreductase, with the protein MKTKNQNNQKQTALITGASSGIGYEFAKLFAQEGYNLVLIARSDEKLSQIAQDLQQKHSIAVKVITKDLSEPTSPDQIFQELQQENITVDILVNNAGFATYGLFNETDLDSELQMMQVNVVSLTHLTKLFLKDMVKQGYGKVLNVASTAAFQPGPLMAVYFATKAYVLSFSEAIANELEGTGVTVTALCPGPTASGFQKRAVMEDSKIVNGQKIMDSETVAKIGYAALMEGKTVVVTGIKNKILAASVRFSTRKMVTKIVRSMQERK; encoded by the coding sequence ATGAAAACAAAAAATCAAAATAACCAGAAGCAAACCGCACTCATTACTGGAGCTTCTAGTGGAATAGGTTATGAATTTGCGAAGTTATTTGCTCAAGAAGGTTACAATCTCGTGCTAATAGCACGCAGTGACGAAAAGCTGTCTCAAATTGCACAAGACTTACAGCAAAAACACAGCATTGCAGTAAAAGTCATTACTAAAGATTTGTCGGAACCCACTTCTCCAGACCAAATTTTTCAAGAATTACAACAAGAAAATATTACTGTAGATATTTTAGTCAATAACGCTGGATTTGCTACCTACGGTTTGTTTAATGAAACTGACCTCGATAGCGAACTGCAAATGATGCAAGTGAATGTGGTATCTCTCACCCATTTAACAAAGCTCTTTCTTAAAGATATGGTTAAGCAAGGTTATGGCAAAGTCCTAAATGTTGCTTCAACAGCAGCATTTCAGCCAGGTCCTTTAATGGCGGTGTATTTTGCAACAAAAGCTTATGTTTTATCTTTTTCTGAAGCGATCGCTAACGAATTAGAGGGAACTGGTGTTACAGTCACAGCACTTTGTCCCGGTCCAACCGCATCTGGTTTTCAGAAAAGAGCGGTCATGGAAGATTCAAAGATAGTGAACGGTCAGAAAATTATGGATTCAGAAACTGTAGCCAAAATTGGCTATGCTGCTTTAATGGAAGGGAAAACTGTTGTTGTGACGGGAATAAAAAATAAGATATTAGCTGCAAGTGTAAGATTTAGCACAAGAAAAATGGTGACCAAAATTGTTAGAAGTATGCAGGAAAGAAAGTAA
- the ggt gene encoding gamma-glutamyltransferase, which produces MTNPIFHQGNRVACVAFSLSTIFYAQTGLATVIPPLRTKKAMVVSAHPLASEAGVNMLRKGGNAVDAAVATTFVISVVEPFSAGIGGGGFLLLRESKTGEIKALDFRERAPIKATKTMYLDAEGKVRPNVSIDGYLAVATPGTVAGMYEVHRRYGKLPWQEVLKPAIALAKDGFVLSDRVTWRSLKVYEDRKQIILNNRAARAIFTRNGEFYQPGEKLVQQDLSKTLEEIAKNPQSFYTGNIARTIAADMAKNGGLITLEDLKSYRTTWRTPICGNFRNARVCSMPPPSSGGVHLLEILNILSDTDLKSLGWHHPNALHLMVEAMKIAYADRSLHLGDPDFVKVPVAELIGNAYARKRRQEIDMQRAKPSTEVKPADFQTLQQVNQSSRPTIVNTKPQSKILNPKFYESPETTHLTVVDEQRNTVSLTFTVNYGFGSGVVVPKTGILLNDEMDDFAAAPGVPNAFGLVGNEANAIAPRKIPLSSMTPTIVTENGRLRMAVGAPGGSTIITQVLQVILNVLEYNMDAGSAVAAPRIHHQWLPDRLRVEPLGLDALTITELQRRGHKIQQTAPWGNINTILVAPDGTLEGAADPRGEGSAKGY; this is translated from the coding sequence TTTGGCGAGTGAAGCGGGAGTGAATATGTTACGTAAGGGTGGAAATGCAGTTGATGCAGCAGTTGCTACTACTTTTGTGATTTCTGTCGTAGAACCTTTCTCTGCTGGAATTGGGGGTGGCGGTTTTTTACTATTACGCGAGTCAAAGACTGGTGAAATTAAAGCTTTAGATTTTCGGGAACGTGCGCCTATCAAAGCCACTAAAACTATGTACTTGGATGCAGAAGGCAAAGTACGTCCCAATGTCAGTATTGACGGGTACCTGGCTGTTGCAACACCGGGAACTGTGGCAGGAATGTATGAAGTTCATCGCCGCTATGGTAAACTCCCTTGGCAAGAGGTGTTAAAACCCGCGATCGCTCTTGCAAAAGATGGATTTGTTCTCAGCGATCGGGTGACTTGGCGTTCTTTGAAAGTGTATGAAGACCGCAAACAAATTATTCTCAACAATCGGGCAGCACGAGCTATTTTCACTCGCAATGGAGAATTTTATCAACCAGGTGAAAAGCTAGTACAGCAAGATTTAAGCAAAACTTTAGAAGAAATTGCGAAAAATCCCCAAAGCTTTTACACCGGGAATATTGCCCGCACCATTGCTGCTGACATGGCAAAAAACGGGGGTCTTATAACTTTAGAAGACTTGAAATCTTATAGAACAACTTGGCGTACTCCTATCTGTGGTAATTTCCGCAACGCTAGAGTGTGTTCAATGCCACCACCTTCTTCAGGAGGCGTTCATTTATTAGAGATTTTAAATATTCTTAGTGATACGGATTTGAAATCCTTAGGATGGCATCACCCAAATGCATTACATTTAATGGTAGAGGCGATGAAAATAGCTTATGCAGATCGTTCTTTACATTTAGGCGATCCAGATTTTGTAAAAGTTCCTGTAGCAGAACTAATTGGCAATGCTTATGCTAGAAAACGCCGCCAAGAAATAGATATGCAACGAGCTAAACCGTCTACGGAAGTAAAACCTGCAGACTTTCAAACGTTACAACAAGTCAATCAATCTTCAAGACCTACAATTGTCAACACAAAGCCACAATCTAAAATCCTAAATCCAAAATTCTACGAGTCCCCGGAAACAACTCATTTGACGGTTGTAGATGAACAACGCAATACAGTTAGCCTAACCTTCACGGTTAACTATGGTTTTGGTTCTGGAGTTGTAGTGCCTAAAACGGGTATTTTGCTAAATGATGAAATGGATGATTTCGCTGCTGCACCTGGAGTTCCCAATGCTTTTGGACTTGTTGGTAATGAAGCCAACGCGATCGCACCGAGAAAAATTCCTTTATCCAGTATGACCCCCACTATCGTTACCGAAAACGGTCGCCTTCGGATGGCAGTCGGTGCGCCTGGTGGTAGCACCATTATTACTCAAGTATTGCAAGTTATTCTTAATGTACTGGAATACAACATGGATGCAGGTTCTGCTGTAGCTGCACCACGCATACATCATCAGTGGTTGCCAGATCGATTGAGAGTAGAACCTTTGGGTTTAGATGCTCTTACCATCACAGAATTGCAAAGACGGGGACATAAGATTCAGCAGACTGCGCCTTGGGGAAATATCAACACAATTTTAGTTGCACCTGATGGAACTTTAGAAGGCGCAGCCGATCCGCGCGGAGAAGGTTCCGCAAAAGGCTATTAA
- a CDS encoding caspase family protein, whose product MSKHEFQRNFAVIIGINDYSNGIPPLETAVPDARELARILEDYKYRVRLLLNQDASLEGLDKLLAAFHAREIVFPEETIALNENDRIVFYFAGHGLALDALENKEGPAGYLIPARARSGNINTYLEMQKLHDALLALPCRHLLVILDCCFAGAFRWSSHRNAMRLPVVYQERYDRFIQDRAWQVLASAAQDQKALDFVTSRGTIEHHSPFAAALFQALRGDADLSLPVQDGRPTGDGVITATELYFYLREKLETTTQKLHSRQTPGLYHLAKHDKGEYIFLVPGQKLNLPSAPKLDFKNNPYRGLESFDEAHSELFFGRKQLTQQLSQVVGARQLTVVLGASGSGKSSLVKAGLFPRLRQSTTHSWHILDPIRPGSRPITALSQVQKQISTTKDRQLSLLAAVNTWCNTNPQKKLLLVLDQLEELVTMCQNDKERSHFLRELEQALTQPQFHIVITLRLDFEPQFLTSAFPGRWMDARFTIPLMTQNELRETIEKPAAEKVLYFEPPQLVEQFINEVVQMPGALPLLSFTLSELYLKYLNRRGDNRALTEEDYQDLGGVAGSLTRRATQEYESLVKMDLNYDYTIRKVMLRMVTVDGGALARRRVPLREFEYPNAEDNKRVEQIIQRFTDARLIVSGKEINGEPYIEPAHDALVLGWNLLQKWKDDKQQNESVVLRQRLTLAANDWYNSDRSDLKSNYLWNDDPRIAVLEKVLEYPPQKNWLNQLETEFVKKSLQKRQDELKETKENLRISQERQQIAQARLLATQAQLIQKEDISLLHLSILLAVESMKRFNKLEMRYLLADQTLRQGLTLLPRSIARINNHSQQNYTCSNSLAFCSDGKHLAIANDAIRLLEIKSGQQVTSLEYEKDLTVATLSPDGNYAATCCQDGVVKIWKLKDRQLIAQIVRAEPVQHIIFSPKSQYIIIVSGGFRGVWQLTDSLEVIPVGLPLVKLPAFCSGQAPICFSPDGNYLAEFVEESPGSEEGRRQVWKLSSRRRIINETVNLSSPSSSEVNLAVRENIDDMAFSLDSHFFAATVTLTVVKVWRIPSGREEMTVEHNTWINTIAVNFNGQYIAVGDRKGEAIVWAVPYGYQVTHIKDNPTTWLGRVVFSPDGNYLATMGQGFNKIARVYHVFCGQEVARLLHENYVVNIGFSPDGKYIATQEDSNPEKGHSDTVRLWKIVDDFDGIIAIEIDMENFINSITISSRGKYLGMTCSQVQGLQVYDMARYQKVSFISHEGAHYATFSTDEKLVATVGEDKTVRLWELASGEELLAMEHNAHIIAIAFSQDAKLLTTLVHLTTIYRDNIEVFICDVIVWDITTYQQVYKLENSKVISISPDGKYLVILPKNSKFPDKTLSIVKVLEREEVTRIKLDNDGLSEFILSTDGKYLAGFGGFYGSDTSVDSDGFIQVWDLSGEEVLPIIKLGRSVTKVVFSPGSRFLAAAVGGDTVRIWDLISKHEVSRIEVYGGINHIIFSWDSEHLVTVNCLNKVQVWNLQPEVLIEEVCSRLTCNLALEEWDLYLGNEPYQKICPNLP is encoded by the coding sequence ATGTCCAAGCACGAGTTTCAGCGTAATTTTGCCGTTATTATCGGGATTAACGATTATTCAAATGGTATACCGCCTTTAGAAACGGCTGTCCCTGATGCTCGCGAACTTGCTAGGATTCTAGAAGATTACAAATATAGGGTGCGGTTGCTTTTAAACCAAGATGCTTCTTTAGAAGGACTCGACAAACTACTTGCTGCTTTTCACGCACGGGAGATAGTGTTTCCTGAAGAAACGATCGCTCTCAATGAGAATGACAGAATTGTATTTTACTTTGCCGGACACGGTCTTGCTTTGGATGCATTGGAAAATAAAGAAGGTCCAGCTGGCTATCTTATACCAGCTCGAGCTCGATCCGGTAATATCAATACCTACCTGGAAATGCAGAAGTTACACGATGCTCTGCTTGCTCTCCCTTGCAGACATTTGTTAGTTATTCTCGATTGCTGCTTTGCGGGAGCGTTTCGTTGGTCAAGTCACAGAAATGCCATGCGTTTGCCAGTTGTCTACCAAGAACGTTACGATCGCTTCATTCAAGACCGAGCTTGGCAAGTCTTAGCATCTGCGGCTCAAGATCAGAAAGCTTTAGATTTTGTTACCTCTCGTGGAACGATAGAACATCACTCTCCTTTTGCAGCAGCACTGTTTCAAGCGTTACGAGGTGATGCCGATCTTTCTTTACCAGTTCAGGATGGTAGACCCACAGGCGATGGGGTCATTACAGCAACAGAACTCTACTTTTATCTGCGGGAGAAATTGGAGACAACAACTCAAAAACTCCACAGCCGCCAAACTCCTGGTTTATATCACTTAGCAAAACATGACAAAGGGGAATACATTTTTCTAGTTCCCGGTCAGAAATTGAACTTACCATCTGCTCCTAAATTAGATTTCAAAAATAATCCTTACCGAGGGCTAGAATCTTTTGATGAAGCTCACAGTGAGTTGTTTTTTGGCAGAAAGCAATTGACTCAACAATTGAGCCAGGTTGTTGGCGCTCGTCAATTAACGGTAGTATTGGGAGCCTCAGGATCTGGTAAATCCAGCCTTGTGAAAGCCGGATTATTTCCTCGTTTGCGTCAATCTACGACTCATTCGTGGCATATTCTCGACCCAATTCGCCCCGGTAGTCGCCCAATAACTGCACTTTCTCAAGTACAAAAACAGATTTCAACCACCAAAGATCGGCAATTGTCACTGCTTGCTGCTGTAAATACGTGGTGCAATACCAATCCTCAAAAGAAACTACTGCTTGTGCTCGACCAATTGGAAGAATTGGTCACTATGTGTCAGAACGATAAGGAGCGATCGCATTTTTTGAGAGAACTCGAACAAGCACTGACCCAACCGCAGTTTCACATTGTTATAACGCTGCGTTTGGACTTTGAACCACAATTTTTAACCTCTGCTTTTCCCGGACGTTGGATGGATGCTCGGTTCACGATCCCACTCATGACTCAAAACGAGCTTCGAGAAACGATCGAAAAACCAGCAGCAGAAAAAGTGCTTTATTTTGAACCCCCACAATTAGTAGAGCAATTTATTAATGAAGTTGTACAAATGCCAGGAGCACTTCCGCTCCTTTCTTTTACTCTGAGCGAACTTTATTTAAAATATTTGAACCGTCGGGGCGACAATCGAGCTTTGACAGAAGAAGATTATCAGGATTTGGGAGGAGTTGCAGGCTCCCTGACCCGTAGAGCTACCCAAGAGTATGAAAGTTTAGTAAAAATGGACTTAAATTACGACTACACCATTCGTAAGGTCATGTTGCGAATGGTGACTGTCGATGGCGGTGCTTTGGCTCGCAGACGGGTACCTTTGCGCGAATTTGAGTATCCCAATGCTGAAGATAACAAGCGAGTTGAGCAAATTATTCAACGTTTTACCGATGCTCGATTGATTGTCAGTGGAAAAGAAATCAATGGGGAGCCCTACATAGAACCAGCTCACGATGCTTTGGTATTGGGGTGGAATTTATTACAAAAGTGGAAAGACGACAAGCAACAAAATGAGAGTGTCGTGCTGCGCCAGCGTCTGACACTTGCTGCAAATGATTGGTACAACAGCGATCGCAGTGACCTTAAATCCAATTATCTGTGGAACGATGACCCCCGTATTGCTGTGTTAGAAAAAGTTCTGGAATACCCTCCTCAGAAAAACTGGCTGAATCAGCTAGAAACAGAATTTGTGAAAAAGAGCCTTCAAAAAAGACAAGATGAACTTAAGGAAACTAAGGAGAATTTGCGAATCTCACAAGAACGACAGCAAATTGCTCAGGCTCGCCTATTAGCAACTCAAGCACAATTAATACAAAAAGAGGATATTAGTTTACTGCATTTAAGTATTTTACTGGCTGTTGAGTCTATGAAACGCTTCAACAAGTTGGAAATGAGGTATCTTTTAGCAGATCAAACTCTACGCCAGGGATTGACTTTACTCCCACGTTCTATTGCTCGTATTAATAATCACAGCCAGCAGAACTATACTTGTTCAAATTCATTAGCCTTTTGTTCTGACGGCAAACATCTGGCGATCGCTAATGATGCCATAAGACTCTTAGAAATCAAGAGCGGTCAACAAGTCACCAGTTTGGAGTATGAAAAAGATTTAACAGTTGCTACCTTAAGCCCGGACGGCAACTATGCTGCTACTTGTTGTCAAGATGGAGTTGTCAAGATTTGGAAGTTAAAAGATCGACAATTAATTGCACAAATAGTTCGTGCTGAACCCGTACAACATATTATTTTTAGCCCCAAGAGCCAATATATAATTATTGTGAGCGGTGGTTTTAGAGGTGTATGGCAATTGACCGATTCATTAGAAGTCATACCTGTGGGATTACCATTGGTAAAATTACCAGCTTTTTGTAGCGGTCAAGCTCCGATCTGTTTCAGTCCAGATGGTAATTATTTAGCTGAATTTGTTGAAGAGAGTCCGGGTTCTGAAGAAGGCAGAAGACAGGTTTGGAAACTTTCTAGCAGGCGGCGAATTATCAACGAAACGGTGAATTTATCTTCACCATCTAGCTCTGAAGTTAATTTGGCTGTTCGCGAAAATATTGATGATATGGCATTTAGTTTGGACAGTCATTTTTTTGCTGCAACGGTGACTCTAACTGTAGTTAAAGTGTGGAGAATACCTAGTGGTAGAGAAGAGATGACCGTGGAGCACAATACATGGATTAATACTATTGCAGTGAACTTCAACGGTCAGTATATAGCGGTTGGAGACAGAAAAGGAGAAGCAATTGTTTGGGCAGTACCTTACGGTTATCAAGTCACACATATAAAAGACAACCCGACAACTTGGTTGGGTCGTGTTGTTTTTAGTCCCGATGGAAATTATTTGGCCACTATGGGTCAGGGATTTAACAAAATTGCTAGAGTGTATCACGTTTTTTGCGGTCAAGAAGTAGCACGCCTGCTCCACGAGAACTATGTTGTCAATATCGGCTTTAGTCCAGATGGTAAATATATCGCGACTCAGGAAGATAGCAATCCAGAAAAAGGGCATAGCGATACTGTACGTCTGTGGAAAATTGTTGATGATTTTGATGGCATAATTGCGATTGAGATTGATATGGAGAACTTTATAAATAGCATCACCATAAGTTCTCGCGGTAAATATTTGGGAATGACTTGCAGTCAGGTTCAAGGTTTACAAGTTTATGATATGGCTCGCTATCAAAAGGTAAGCTTTATCAGTCATGAAGGAGCGCATTATGCTACCTTCAGTACAGATGAAAAATTGGTAGCTACTGTTGGTGAGGATAAAACAGTAAGACTTTGGGAACTAGCAAGTGGTGAAGAATTGCTAGCAATGGAACACAACGCACATATTATTGCGATCGCCTTTAGTCAAGACGCAAAGTTATTAACGACATTAGTTCACTTAACAACTATATACAGAGACAATATTGAAGTTTTCATTTGTGACGTTATTGTTTGGGATATCACAACTTATCAACAAGTTTATAAATTGGAAAATAGTAAAGTTATCAGCATAAGCCCGGATGGAAAATATTTAGTCATTCTTCCTAAAAATTCAAAATTTCCCGATAAAACTTTGTCGATAGTAAAAGTTTTAGAAAGAGAAGAAGTGACACGTATAAAACTCGATAATGATGGCTTAAGCGAATTTATCCTAAGTACAGATGGAAAATATTTAGCTGGTTTTGGTGGATTTTATGGCTCTGACACATCCGTAGACAGTGATGGGTTTATACAAGTGTGGGACTTATCTGGTGAAGAAGTTTTACCTATTATAAAACTGGGTCGCTCCGTGACAAAAGTAGTTTTCAGCCCAGGGAGCCGCTTTTTAGCAGCAGCTGTTGGTGGTGATACTGTCAGAATCTGGGATTTGATAAGCAAACACGAAGTGTCACGTATTGAAGTTTACGGCGGTATAAATCATATTATTTTTAGCTGGGATAGCGAACACTTAGTGACTGTTAACTGTTTGAACAAAGTTCAGGTCTGGAATTTACAACCAGAAGTTTTGATTGAAGAGGTTTGCAGTCGCTTGACTTGCAATTTAGCTTTAGAAGAGTGGGACTTGTATTTGGGGAATGAACCTTATCAAAAAATTTGCCCCAATCTTCCATAA
- a CDS encoding carbonic anhydrase, translating to MKKLIRGLREFKASYYCRYQELFKQLSHGQKPRVLFITCSDSRVDPNLITQAGLGELFVIRNAGNIIPPYGATNGGEGATIEYAVQALDIKQIIVCGHSHCGAMKGLMKLDKLREEMPLVHDWLKYAEATRRLVKDHYNHYEGEELLEIIIAENVLTQIENLRTYPVIRSKLYQGQLSIYAWIYQIETGEVLAYDAENHAYVLPQAQLPPTEVDESILLPLPACEVCEPSFETVAKEVPSIQEIEIGHHHRFPMTSLSQEQLERIYRGSKS from the coding sequence ATGAAGAAATTAATTAGAGGTCTGCGCGAATTTAAAGCCAGCTACTATTGCAGATACCAAGAGCTGTTCAAGCAACTCAGTCACGGTCAAAAGCCCAGGGTATTATTTATTACCTGTTCTGATTCGCGTGTCGATCCAAACCTGATTACCCAAGCAGGGTTAGGTGAATTGTTTGTCATTCGCAATGCTGGTAATATTATTCCCCCATATGGTGCAACCAATGGTGGAGAAGGTGCGACCATTGAATACGCTGTTCAAGCACTAGATATTAAACAGATTATTGTCTGCGGTCATTCCCATTGCGGTGCAATGAAAGGGCTAATGAAGTTAGACAAGTTGCGTGAGGAAATGCCTCTCGTGCATGATTGGTTGAAGTATGCAGAAGCAACCCGACGCTTGGTAAAAGACCATTACAATCATTACGAAGGGGAAGAATTACTAGAAATTATCATCGCCGAAAATGTACTGACTCAAATTGAGAATTTACGGACATACCCAGTTATTCGTTCCAAGCTCTATCAAGGACAATTAAGTATTTATGCTTGGATTTATCAGATAGAGACAGGTGAAGTTTTGGCATACGATGCGGAAAATCACGCTTATGTCCTCCCTCAAGCTCAACTTCCTCCAACAGAGGTAGATGAGTCCATACTTCTTCCCCTTCCAGCTTGTGAGGTGTGCGAGCCTTCCTTTGAAACAGTGGCAAAAGAGGTTCCATCAATCCAGGAAATTGAGATAGGTCACCATCATCGGTTCCCAATGACTTCTCTTTCTCAAGAACAGCTAGAGCGAATTTATCGAGGCTCAAAGTCGTGA
- a CDS encoding universal stress protein has translation MGFKKILVALDAAPETQVVFEEALELAKKESASLMIFNCVDFGSKLTFPSEIKEKTQEGEELLLAYKEKAQEQGVTVESVCRVGDPGKSICNLAQSWKADLIVLGRRGFRGITEVLFGSVSSHVLHNAPCSVLVLQGGAFNS, from the coding sequence GTGGGTTTTAAAAAAATTTTGGTGGCTCTTGATGCAGCACCGGAAACACAGGTGGTATTTGAGGAAGCTTTAGAATTAGCTAAAAAAGAGTCAGCTAGCTTGATGATCTTCAACTGTGTGGATTTTGGCTCAAAACTCACTTTTCCTAGTGAGATTAAAGAGAAAACTCAAGAAGGTGAAGAACTGCTTCTAGCATACAAGGAAAAGGCACAGGAGCAAGGAGTTACTGTAGAATCCGTATGCCGAGTGGGAGATCCGGGAAAATCAATTTGTAATTTAGCGCAAAGCTGGAAGGCAGATCTGATTGTACTCGGTCGGAGAGGTTTCAGGGGTATTACCGAGGTTTTATTTGGGAGTGTCAGCAGTCATGTCTTACACAACGCCCCTTGTTCCGTTTTAGTTTTACAAGGCGGGGCGTTCAACAGTTAA
- the sbcD gene encoding exonuclease subunit SbcD, translating into MIKILHLSDIHMGSGFSHGKINPETGLNTRLEDFVNSLSQCINRALSEPVDLVIFGGDAFPDATPAPYVQEAFASQFRRLADAKIPTVLLVGNHDQHSQGLGGASLCIYRTLGVPGVVVGDRLTTHRITTRNGLIQILTLPWLTRSTLMTRQETEGLSLVEINHLLIERLEVVLEAEIRRLDPNVPSILLGHLMADNASLGAERYLAVGKGFTLPVSLLARPCFDYVALGHVHRHQNLNKSNDPPVVYPGSIERVDFSEEKEEKGYVMLEIERGDTEWEFCPLSARTFQTIEIDVSKIEDPQAAIVKAIAKHNIQDAVVRLIYKLRSEQLDLIDTSELHRALSASHTYSIQPELISQLARPRIPELSASNSIDPIDALKTYLDNRNDLKDIAELMLDAAHNLLANDVEVTPESLTQEQDFALSNNKDTQLKLL; encoded by the coding sequence ATGATAAAAATTCTTCATCTCTCCGATATCCATATGGGAAGTGGCTTTTCCCACGGAAAAATTAATCCCGAAACCGGATTGAACACGCGATTGGAGGATTTTGTCAACTCTCTGTCCCAATGCATTAACAGAGCATTGTCAGAACCCGTTGATTTAGTCATTTTTGGAGGTGATGCTTTTCCTGACGCAACTCCCGCTCCATACGTACAAGAAGCATTTGCTTCTCAGTTTCGTCGCCTTGCGGATGCGAAGATCCCTACAGTTTTACTTGTAGGAAATCACGACCAACATTCTCAAGGACTCGGGGGCGCTAGTCTTTGTATCTATCGTACTTTAGGTGTACCGGGAGTTGTTGTAGGCGATCGCTTAACAACCCATCGCATCACAACTCGTAATGGATTAATACAAATTCTGACCCTTCCTTGGCTGACTCGCTCAACTTTAATGACTCGTCAAGAGACTGAAGGTTTATCTTTAGTAGAAATTAACCACCTGCTGATCGAACGTCTTGAGGTCGTACTAGAAGCAGAAATTCGCCGCCTCGACCCCAATGTACCAAGTATTCTGTTGGGTCATTTAATGGCGGATAATGCATCTTTGGGAGCAGAACGCTATTTAGCAGTAGGAAAAGGCTTTACACTTCCTGTCTCTTTACTAGCACGACCTTGCTTTGATTATGTCGCCTTGGGTCACGTACACCGCCATCAAAATCTTAATAAATCTAACGATCCCCCTGTTGTTTATCCAGGAAGCATCGAAAGAGTAGATTTTAGTGAAGAAAAGGAAGAAAAAGGTTATGTGATGTTGGAGATCGAGCGAGGTGATACTGAGTGGGAATTTTGCCCTCTAAGCGCACGAACTTTTCAGACTATTGAAATTGATGTCTCCAAGATAGAAGATCCGCAAGCAGCCATTGTGAAAGCGATCGCAAAACATAACATCCAGGATGCTGTTGTACGACTGATTTACAAACTGCGTTCCGAACAACTAGATTTAATTGATACTTCTGAACTGCACCGCGCTCTCAGTGCATCTCATACCTACAGCATCCAGCCAGAGTTGATCAGTCAATTGGCTCGTCCCCGTATTCCAGAGTTAAGTGCAAGTAACAGTATTGACCCAATAGATGCGTTAAAAACGTACCTGGACAACCGTAACGATCTCAAAGATATAGCAGAACTTATGTTAGATGCAGCACACAATTTGTTAGCAAATGATGTAGAAGTGACACCCGAATCACTGACTCAAGAGCAAGACTTTGCCTTAAGCAACAATAAAGATACTCAGTTGAAATTGTTGTAA